In one window of Bizionia sp. M204 DNA:
- the ftsZ gene encoding cell division protein FtsZ has product MSSNKEFETNISFDLPKNQSNVIKVIGVGGGGSNAINHMFQQGIKGVDFVICNTDAQALQNSGVPNKIQLGLNLTEGLGAGANPDVGEQSAVESFEDLQRMLDTNTKMIFITAGMGGGTGTGAAPIIAKMAKELDILTVGIVTMPFHFEGKMRNEQAQIGIEKLRSVVDSLVVINNNKLREVYGNLGFKAGFSKADEVLSTAARGIAEVITHHYTQNIDLRDAKTVLSNSGTAIMGSSKSSGQDRAKEAIRKALDSPLLNDNKITGAKNVLLLIVSGIQEITIDEIGEINDHIQDEAGHGANIIMGVGEDESLGESIAVTIIATGFDIEQQDEISNTEIKKVIHALEDEQSMEQDLTRKEREPAIIMPSIDFEEKVEPKVVKHTLDLEDLEVLKSPEPKKDEGTGLIKTTDAIRNMNVTHEDVLSDVSSDEFVITNANPAADVTSETVFEEPEEEQQITLTFDMPFSNSAIENKADDMVVHELEENIKKIDVTDHVEIIPVTESNKNGEVRYALDDYIEAESSMNTKTQVETKQKKELDIEDSEVVFEKKTLHTEQAEDAVSGEEIDPIHTPISEMLKERAAERRLKMKNFNYKFNSAKIDDIERVPAYKRQGVNLDESRHSSDSNISNTSISLDDNDDMQIRNNNSFLHDNVD; this is encoded by the coding sequence ATGAGCAGCAACAAAGAATTCGAAACAAACATTTCTTTTGATTTACCTAAAAATCAATCAAATGTTATCAAAGTAATAGGCGTCGGGGGCGGCGGAAGTAATGCCATTAATCACATGTTTCAACAAGGGATTAAAGGTGTTGATTTTGTAATTTGTAATACCGATGCGCAAGCCCTTCAAAACAGTGGTGTTCCAAATAAAATTCAGTTGGGGTTAAACTTAACCGAAGGTTTAGGTGCAGGTGCAAATCCGGATGTTGGCGAGCAATCTGCCGTTGAAAGTTTTGAGGACTTGCAGCGCATGTTGGATACCAATACAAAAATGATTTTTATTACCGCTGGAATGGGTGGTGGAACCGGAACAGGAGCCGCACCAATTATAGCTAAAATGGCCAAAGAGTTAGATATTTTAACCGTTGGTATTGTTACCATGCCGTTCCATTTTGAGGGTAAAATGAGAAATGAACAAGCCCAAATTGGTATTGAAAAATTACGAAGTGTTGTAGACTCACTCGTTGTTATTAACAATAATAAACTGCGTGAGGTTTATGGGAATTTAGGCTTTAAAGCTGGGTTCTCAAAAGCTGATGAAGTCCTATCAACTGCGGCACGTGGAATTGCCGAAGTTATTACGCATCACTACACACAAAATATTGATTTACGTGACGCTAAAACCGTGTTGAGTAATAGTGGAACTGCTATTATGGGTTCGTCAAAATCCTCTGGTCAAGATCGTGCAAAAGAAGCTATTAGGAAAGCTTTGGATTCACCATTATTAAACGATAACAAAATTACAGGTGCTAAAAATGTATTGCTGCTAATAGTATCTGGAATACAAGAAATTACAATTGATGAAATAGGTGAAATTAATGATCATATTCAAGATGAAGCTGGACATGGCGCCAATATTATTATGGGTGTTGGTGAGGATGAAAGTTTGGGCGAATCTATTGCAGTAACCATTATTGCAACGGGTTTCGACATTGAACAACAAGATGAAATTTCTAATACCGAAATTAAAAAAGTCATTCATGCCTTAGAAGACGAGCAGTCTATGGAGCAAGACTTAACACGTAAAGAACGTGAGCCGGCTATTATTATGCCAAGCATTGATTTTGAAGAAAAGGTAGAGCCTAAAGTGGTTAAGCACACCTTGGATTTGGAGGATTTAGAAGTGCTAAAATCACCAGAACCTAAAAAAGATGAAGGAACGGGTTTGATTAAAACAACCGATGCTATTCGAAATATGAATGTAACCCATGAGGATGTGTTGTCTGATGTGAGTTCGGATGAATTTGTAATAACCAATGCCAATCCTGCTGCAGACGTTACGTCAGAAACCGTTTTTGAAGAGCCTGAAGAAGAGCAACAAATCACCTTAACGTTTGATATGCCATTTAGTAATTCAGCGATTGAAAATAAGGCTGATGATATGGTAGTGCATGAACTGGAAGAAAATATAAAAAAAATAGACGTTACAGATCATGTTGAAATAATTCCCGTAACCGAATCCAATAAAAATGGTGAAGTTCGGTATGCTTTAGATGATTATATTGAAGCAGAATCTAGCATGAACACCAAGACTCAAGTTGAAACCAAGCAAAAAAAGGAACTTGATATTGAGGATTCAGAAGTTGTTTTTGAGAAGAAAACCTTACACACGGAACAAGCGGAAGACGCTGTATCTGGTGAAGAAATTGATCCCATTCATACGCCTATTTCTGAAATGCTAAAAGAACGTGCTGCAGAACGCAGACTTAAAATGAAAAACTTCAATTATAAGTTTAATAGTGCGAAAATTGATGACATTGAGCGTGTACCAGCTTATAAGCGTCAAGGTGTAAATTTAGACGAATCTAGACATTCATCAGATTCTAATATTTCTAATACCAGTATCAGTTTAGATGATAACGACGATATGCAAATACGAAATAACAATTCGTTTTTACACGATAACGTCGATTAA
- the murC gene encoding UDP-N-acetylmuramate--L-alanine ligase: MNLDSIHNVYFIGIGGIGMSALARYFHANGKRVSGYDKTPSDITEALIDLGISVHFEDTVANLEDYLLNSTNTLVVYTPAVPKDHKELAYFNNSGYRVLKRSQVLGLITENTFCLAVAGTHGKTTTTSILGHIMNVCDVPVTAFLGGISENYNSNLILNGTEVSVVEADEFDRSFLTLSPNIACITSMDADHLDIYGDASELEKSFHDFAHKLKEGGTLFVKNGLPISGLTYGIEDDSDYSVQNIKIENGAYIFDVKTPKTILENLEFNLPGRHNLSNALIALAMAVEYGCPHQQIVKALASYKGVKRRFSYHIKQDDLVYIDDYAHHPEEINAVHQAVREMYPGKQVLAIFQPHLFSRTRDFAEDFAESLSQFDEVMLLDIYPARELPIEGVTASWLLEKMTNAHKQLISKSDLINKVKASQADVILTIGAGDIGEQVKHIKQALSHEN; this comes from the coding sequence ATGAATCTAGATTCTATACATAACGTCTATTTCATTGGTATTGGAGGTATCGGTATGAGTGCGCTTGCTCGATATTTTCATGCGAATGGTAAACGCGTGTCGGGATATGATAAAACACCTTCCGACATTACGGAAGCATTAATTGATTTAGGTATTTCAGTTCATTTTGAAGATACAGTAGCTAATTTAGAAGATTATTTATTGAATAGTACCAACACGTTAGTGGTTTATACGCCTGCTGTTCCAAAAGATCATAAGGAATTGGCCTATTTTAATAATAGTGGTTATCGCGTTTTAAAACGCTCTCAAGTATTGGGATTAATTACCGAAAATACCTTCTGTTTAGCAGTTGCAGGTACCCACGGAAAAACAACAACAACCAGTATTTTAGGACATATAATGAATGTTTGTGATGTTCCTGTTACGGCATTTTTGGGTGGTATAAGTGAGAATTACAATTCGAATTTAATTTTAAATGGTACGGAGGTATCCGTTGTAGAAGCCGATGAATTTGATAGGTCCTTCTTAACGCTCTCACCGAATATAGCGTGTATCACATCCATGGATGCGGATCATTTGGATATTTATGGCGATGCTTCTGAATTGGAAAAATCCTTTCACGATTTTGCGCATAAATTAAAGGAAGGTGGAACGTTATTTGTAAAAAATGGTTTGCCAATTTCAGGACTTACTTATGGTATTGAAGATGATTCGGATTATTCCGTTCAAAATATAAAAATTGAAAACGGTGCGTATATTTTCGATGTAAAAACACCAAAAACGATACTTGAAAATTTAGAATTTAACCTACCTGGTAGACATAATTTGTCTAATGCACTAATAGCCTTGGCGATGGCTGTAGAATATGGTTGCCCTCACCAACAGATCGTCAAAGCTTTAGCGTCTTACAAAGGCGTAAAACGCAGATTTTCATATCATATAAAACAAGATGATTTGGTGTATATTGATGATTATGCCCATCATCCGGAAGAAATAAATGCCGTACATCAGGCGGTTCGAGAAATGTATCCTGGAAAACAGGTTTTGGCTATTTTTCAACCCCATTTATTTAGTAGAACCCGGGATTTTGCTGAAGATTTTGCAGAGAGTCTATCACAATTTGACGAGGTGATGTTGTTGGACATTTATCCAGCACGCGAATTACCAATTGAAGGTGTTACAGCATCGTGGTTATTAGAAAAAATGACGAATGCGCATAAACAACTCATTTCAAAATCTGATTTAATTAACAAAGTTAAAGCAAGTCAAGCAGATGTTATTTTAACAATTGGAGCTGGCGATATTGGCGAACAAGTAAAACATATAAAACAAGCTTTGAGTCATGAAAATTAA
- the mraY gene encoding phospho-N-acetylmuramoyl-pentapeptide-transferase: protein MLYYLFEYLDKYYDFPGSALFGFLTFRAAVTIILSLLISTIFGRRIIRFLQKQQVGETIRDLGLDGQVEKAGTPTMGGIIIILATLIPVLLFAKLENIYIILLVITTLWMGTIGFIDDYIKKFKNDKEGLKGRFKVLGQIGLGIIVGATLYFHPDVTLKEKLPQEQQQEILAANPKVESSKLFQLEEKSTKTTIPFVKENEFDYADLITWISPDLGKYAWIIFILVTIFIITAVSNGANLTDGIDGLAAGTSAIIVLTLGIFAWVSGNIVFSDYLNIMYIPRVEEITIYIAAFVGALIGFLWYNAYPAQVFMGDTGSLTIGGIIAVIAIAVRKEWLIPVLCGIFLAENLSVVMQVSWFKYTKKKYGEGRRVFKMAPLHHHYQKSGYHESKIVTRFWIIGILLAIISIVTLKIR from the coding sequence ATGCTGTATTACCTATTTGAATATTTAGACAAATATTATGATTTTCCGGGATCTGCTTTATTTGGTTTCTTAACCTTTAGAGCAGCTGTGACTATTATATTATCCTTGTTGATATCCACAATTTTTGGGAGACGAATTATTCGCTTTCTTCAAAAACAGCAAGTAGGTGAAACCATTCGCGATTTAGGTTTAGATGGTCAAGTAGAAAAAGCTGGAACGCCAACTATGGGTGGAATTATAATCATTCTAGCAACCTTAATTCCTGTTTTGTTATTTGCAAAATTAGAAAACATCTATATCATTCTATTAGTTATAACCACACTTTGGATGGGAACTATTGGGTTTATTGATGATTATATCAAGAAATTTAAAAATGACAAAGAAGGATTAAAAGGCCGATTTAAAGTGTTGGGTCAAATTGGTTTAGGAATTATTGTGGGTGCCACTTTATATTTTCATCCCGATGTTACTCTAAAAGAGAAATTACCGCAAGAACAACAACAAGAAATATTGGCGGCTAATCCAAAAGTAGAATCGTCAAAACTGTTTCAATTAGAAGAAAAATCTACAAAAACAACCATTCCGTTCGTTAAAGAAAATGAATTTGATTATGCCGATTTAATTACATGGATAAGCCCAGATTTAGGAAAGTATGCCTGGATTATTTTTATTCTAGTAACCATTTTTATCATAACTGCCGTTTCAAATGGTGCTAACCTTACCGATGGTATTGATGGTTTGGCAGCTGGAACTTCGGCAATTATAGTATTAACCCTTGGCATTTTTGCATGGGTTTCTGGTAACATCGTGTTTTCAGATTATTTAAACATTATGTACATACCGCGTGTTGAAGAAATTACCATTTATATAGCCGCTTTTGTTGGCGCGCTCATTGGATTCCTTTGGTATAATGCTTATCCAGCTCAAGTATTTATGGGAGATACAGGAAGTTTAACTATAGGTGGAATTATAGCAGTTATAGCCATTGCCGTTAGAAAAGAATGGTTAATTCCGGTGTTATGTGGAATATTCTTGGCAGAAAATCTATCTGTAGTCATGCAGGTTAGTTGGTTTAAATATACTAAGAAAAAATATGGTGAGGGCAGGCGAGTTTTTAAAATGGCGCCTTTGCACCATCACTATCAAAAATCAGGTTATCATGAAAGCAAAATAGTGACACGTTTTTGGATTATTGGCATTTTACTCGCCATTATTTCCATTGTAACCCTAAAAATTAGATAG
- a CDS encoding FtsW/RodA/SpoVE family cell cycle protein codes for MHPIIKNIKGDKYLWAIVALLAIFSFLPVYSAASNLAYNGAGKGTFSIFFGHIMHLVLGFLIVFIVHKMPYKYFRAISILLLPVVLMLLVLTLMQGSSSAGTNTSRWIQIPVVGMSFQTSTFAFVVLMVYVAHYMAKIKDRVITFKESILPLWTPVFFVLALILPANFSTAAIMFSMVVILVFLGGYPVRYLGIIIGLGILALTLFVLTAKAFPDAMPNRVDTWMSRVESFSDDAITEEDYQIEKAKIAIATGGVQGVGPGKSYQKNFLPQSSSDFIFAIIVEEYGLIGGFSVLFLYLALLFRIVIVSQKSETIFGKLVVLGVGLPIVFQALINMAVAVQLFPVTGQTLPLISSGGTSIWMTCLALGIILSVSAKREEIVNSEQREDNPLDILTETL; via the coding sequence GTGCATCCAATTATTAAAAACATAAAAGGTGATAAATATCTATGGGCAATAGTGGCGCTATTGGCTATATTTTCCTTTTTACCAGTTTATAGTGCGGCTAGTAATTTAGCGTACAACGGTGCTGGAAAAGGGACATTCTCCATATTTTTTGGTCACATTATGCATTTGGTGTTAGGGTTTTTAATTGTTTTTATCGTTCATAAAATGCCTTACAAGTATTTTCGAGCTATTTCCATTTTGCTGTTACCGGTAGTTTTAATGTTGCTGGTTTTAACGCTTATGCAAGGGTCATCCAGCGCTGGAACCAACACGAGTCGCTGGATTCAAATACCGGTGGTAGGTATGTCTTTTCAGACATCTACTTTTGCATTTGTGGTGCTCATGGTTTATGTGGCACACTATATGGCTAAAATTAAGGATCGAGTAATCACCTTTAAGGAATCCATTCTGCCACTTTGGACGCCGGTGTTTTTTGTGCTAGCACTAATTTTGCCAGCCAACTTTTCAACGGCTGCTATTATGTTCAGTATGGTTGTAATCCTTGTGTTTTTGGGTGGCTATCCGGTTCGTTATCTAGGAATTATAATCGGTTTGGGCATCCTAGCCTTAACGCTTTTTGTGTTAACGGCAAAAGCCTTTCCAGATGCTATGCCAAACCGTGTGGATACATGGATGAGTCGTGTGGAAAGTTTTTCCGATGATGCTATTACAGAAGAAGATTATCAAATAGAAAAAGCAAAGATAGCCATTGCAACTGGAGGCGTGCAAGGCGTTGGGCCAGGCAAGAGTTATCAGAAAAACTTTTTACCGCAGTCATCATCCGATTTTATTTTCGCCATCATTGTGGAGGAGTACGGATTAATTGGTGGTTTCTCCGTGTTATTTTTGTATTTGGCTTTATTGTTTCGAATTGTTATTGTTTCCCAAAAATCAGAAACCATATTCGGAAAACTAGTTGTTTTAGGTGTTGGTTTGCCTATTGTTTTCCAAGCCTTAATAAACATGGCTGTAGCAGTACAATTATTTCCAGTTACAGGCCAAACCTTGCCCTTAATAAGTAGTGGAGGAACATCTATTTGGATGACCTGTTTGGCGCTCGGAATTATTCTAAGCGTTAGTGCAAAACGAGAAGAAATAGTAAATAGTGAACAACGCGAAGATAATCCTTTGGATATTTTAACGGAAACACTTTAA
- the murD gene encoding UDP-N-acetylmuramoyl-L-alanine--D-glutamate ligase, whose protein sequence is MKRLVVLGGGESGVGAALLGKAKGFEVFVSDKGKIKEKYINVLKHNEIEWESEQHTESQVLNSDLVVKSPGIPDTVPIVKQLKAKGISVISEIEFASQYTQATLVGITGSNGKTTTASLTHHVLKQELEVGLAGNIGDSFAKQVLENNFPNYVLEISSFQLDNCVHFKPHIAVLLNITPDHLDRYDYKFDNYIASKFRIAMNQTSEDYLIYDADDEVITNWLEKHPVQSTLLPFSLTKIIENGAYLEKETLKITIDNNQIIMPTKDIALQGKHNIKNAMAASTVAHLLKIRKQTIRESLENFHGVEHRLEQVLKINKVNYINDSKATNVNATYYALESMNAPTVWIVGGQDKGNDYQELFPFINEKVKAIICLGVDNKKLFENFESMVDIIVETHYMNEAVKIAYKIAESGDNVLLSPACASFDLFENYEDRGRQFKESVRNL, encoded by the coding sequence ATGAAACGATTAGTCGTATTAGGAGGAGGAGAAAGTGGTGTAGGAGCAGCACTTTTAGGAAAAGCAAAAGGCTTTGAGGTTTTTGTTTCAGATAAAGGAAAAATTAAAGAGAAATATATAAACGTTCTTAAACATAATGAGATTGAATGGGAGTCTGAGCAGCACACAGAATCACAGGTTTTAAATTCTGATTTAGTTGTAAAAAGTCCTGGGATTCCAGATACGGTTCCAATTGTAAAGCAACTTAAAGCAAAAGGTATTTCAGTAATTTCTGAAATTGAATTTGCATCGCAATATACTCAAGCAACCTTAGTTGGGATAACTGGTAGTAATGGCAAAACAACAACAGCTTCATTAACACATCATGTGTTAAAACAAGAATTGGAAGTTGGTTTAGCCGGAAATATTGGCGACAGTTTTGCAAAGCAGGTTTTGGAAAATAATTTCCCAAACTATGTGCTAGAAATTAGCAGTTTTCAATTAGATAATTGTGTTCATTTTAAACCACACATTGCTGTTTTACTAAACATAACACCAGATCATTTGGATCGGTATGATTATAAATTTGATAATTATATCGCCTCAAAATTTAGAATTGCCATGAATCAAACATCTGAAGATTATTTGATTTATGATGCCGATGATGAAGTCATCACCAATTGGCTAGAAAAACACCCAGTTCAATCAACATTATTGCCGTTTTCATTAACGAAAATTATAGAAAATGGCGCGTATTTAGAAAAAGAGACACTAAAAATAACAATAGATAACAATCAAATAATTATGCCAACAAAGGATATAGCATTACAAGGAAAACACAATATTAAGAACGCTATGGCAGCGTCTACCGTTGCGCACTTACTAAAAATAAGAAAACAAACTATTCGTGAAAGTTTAGAGAATTTTCATGGTGTCGAGCATCGCTTGGAGCAGGTTTTGAAAATTAATAAAGTGAATTACATCAACGATTCCAAAGCCACCAACGTTAATGCTACTTATTATGCTTTAGAAAGCATGAACGCACCAACCGTTTGGATTGTTGGAGGGCAAGATAAAGGAAATGATTATCAAGAGTTGTTTCCGTTTATCAATGAAAAAGTAAAAGCCATTATTTGTTTGGGTGTTGACAATAAGAAATTGTTTGAGAATTTTGAATCCATGGTTGATATTATTGTGGAAACCCATTACATGAATGAAGCGGTTAAGATTGCTTATAAAATTGCAGAATCAGGTGATAATGTTTTACTATCTCCAGCTTGTGCAAGCTTCGATTTATTCGAAAATTATGAAGATCGTGGTCGTCAATTTAAAGAATCGGTAAGAAATTTATAA
- a CDS encoding cell division protein FtsQ/DivIB has translation MKINWNYIKMFFLLMLVVGLFAFSSKKNDKRLVSNPEINFNGEDNLFITHETVSKLLIVNQGGTKNVPKETIDLNLLESALNSNPMIKSAQVFVDVNGRLVADVEQKKPIARVEHSASFYIDDAGNYMPLSTNYTARVPLVTGDVSKNNLQNVYEMAMKVKDDAFLSKHVTSIHQHKDKSISLRLRQCAFEVYVGGLEKLDKKINNLKVFYKKAFKEKILNNYSKVNLQFDSQVVCTKS, from the coding sequence ATGAAAATTAATTGGAACTATATAAAGATGTTCTTTCTACTAATGCTAGTAGTCGGTTTATTTGCATTTTCTTCCAAGAAAAATGACAAACGTTTGGTGAGTAATCCGGAAATTAATTTCAATGGAGAGGATAACCTGTTTATTACACATGAAACTGTTAGTAAATTGTTAATAGTAAATCAAGGAGGTACTAAAAATGTGCCTAAAGAAACCATAGATTTGAATTTATTGGAATCTGCCCTGAATTCTAATCCAATGATTAAGTCAGCCCAAGTGTTTGTTGATGTTAACGGACGTTTAGTTGCTGATGTAGAACAAAAAAAACCGATAGCCCGAGTTGAACATTCGGCGTCTTTTTATATTGATGATGCCGGGAATTACATGCCGTTATCAACAAATTATACAGCTAGAGTGCCACTTGTTACAGGAGATGTGTCAAAAAACAACCTTCAAAACGTGTATGAAATGGCAATGAAAGTTAAAGATGATGCGTTTTTAAGTAAACATGTTACGAGCATTCATCAGCATAAAGACAAAAGTATCTCACTGCGGTTAAGACAATGCGCTTTTGAAGTATATGTTGGCGGTTTAGAAAAATTAGATAAGAAAATAAATAATTTAAAAGTCTTTTATAAAAAGGCATTTAAAGAAAAGATATTGAATAATTACAGTAAGGTGAATCTGCAGTTTGATAGCCAAGTAGTGTGCACTAAATCTTAA
- a CDS encoding GatB/YqeY domain-containing protein, with the protein MSLQQDIMTAMKTAMKAKDQTALTALRAVKSAILLAQTESGAQTELTEEQELKILQKLVKQRKDSAAIYLEQDRKDLALPEIDEAEVISQFLPEALSDEEIEAVVVATIDSIGAEGMKDMGKVMGIVSQELAGQADGKTISNIVKAKLS; encoded by the coding sequence ATGAGCTTACAACAAGATATAATGACGGCTATGAAAACCGCCATGAAAGCAAAAGACCAAACGGCATTAACCGCTTTACGTGCTGTTAAGTCTGCTATTCTTTTAGCGCAAACAGAATCAGGAGCTCAAACCGAATTAACCGAGGAACAGGAGTTGAAAATACTTCAAAAACTTGTTAAGCAACGTAAGGATAGTGCCGCTATTTATTTAGAACAAGATAGAAAAGATTTAGCGCTGCCAGAAATTGATGAAGCGGAAGTTATCAGTCAGTTCTTACCAGAAGCCCTATCTGATGAAGAAATTGAAGCAGTTGTAGTTGCAACTATTGACAGTATTGGGGCAGAAGGTATGAAAGATATGGGAAAAGTAATGGGCATTGTTAGTCAAGAATTAGCAGGTCAAGCAGATGGAAAAACAATTTCAAATATTGTAAAGGCTAAGTTGTCTTAA
- the murG gene encoding undecaprenyldiphospho-muramoylpentapeptide beta-N-acetylglucosaminyltransferase yields MTNTNKTYKIILSGGGTGGHIYPAVAIANELKSRFPNAEFLFVGAKGRMEMDKVPQAGYKIIGLWISGIQRELTLKNLSFPFKLISSLWKSRQIIAEFKPDVVIGTGGFASGPLLQIATSKGIPSLIQEQNSYPGITNKLLAKKADKICVAYDGLERFFPKDKIIKTGNPVRADLLHIAKKRDDAFGQFSLEKDKKTILVLGGSLGARRINELIEKELDFLLTHNIQVIWQCGKLYYDKYKIYGNTKNIQVHAFINDMAYVYAAADIIISRAGAISVSELCIVGKPVIFIPSPNVAEDHQAKNAQAIVDEDAAILITENDLEVDFQNKFTQLIIAPEKQQMLGDNIKKLAMVDATTHIADEVELLLNKSNK; encoded by the coding sequence GTGACAAATACGAATAAGACATACAAAATAATTCTTTCAGGCGGTGGTACAGGTGGTCATATTTATCCAGCTGTTGCTATTGCAAACGAATTGAAGTCGCGTTTTCCAAATGCTGAATTTTTATTTGTAGGCGCAAAAGGCCGTATGGAAATGGATAAGGTACCACAAGCGGGCTATAAAATTATAGGCTTGTGGATTTCTGGAATCCAACGAGAATTAACGTTGAAGAATTTAAGCTTTCCCTTTAAACTGATAAGTAGTTTATGGAAATCACGCCAAATAATTGCCGAATTCAAGCCAGACGTGGTAATTGGAACTGGCGGCTTTGCTAGTGGTCCTTTATTGCAGATTGCTACATCAAAAGGCATCCCGAGTTTAATTCAAGAACAAAATTCATACCCTGGAATAACCAATAAGTTATTGGCCAAAAAGGCTGATAAAATTTGTGTGGCTTATGATGGATTAGAACGATTTTTCCCTAAAGATAAAATCATAAAAACGGGAAATCCAGTGCGAGCGGACTTGTTGCATATTGCCAAAAAACGGGATGATGCTTTCGGGCAATTTTCGCTTGAAAAAGATAAAAAAACCATTCTTGTTTTAGGAGGAAGTTTAGGAGCTAGACGGATTAATGAGTTGATTGAAAAGGAACTCGATTTCTTATTAACCCATAATATTCAGGTTATCTGGCAGTGTGGTAAGTTGTATTATGATAAATACAAAATTTACGGAAACACTAAAAACATCCAAGTTCATGCGTTTATTAACGATATGGCTTATGTTTATGCGGCGGCCGATATTATTATATCGCGTGCAGGTGCAATTTCGGTTTCGGAATTATGCATTGTTGGCAAACCGGTTATTTTCATTCCGTCCCCTAATGTAGCCGAAGACCATCAAGCAAAAAATGCGCAAGCAATTGTAGATGAAGACGCAGCTATATTAATAACAGAAAATGATTTGGAAGTGGATTTTCAAAATAAATTCACCCAATTAATTATTGCACCAGAAAAGCAACAAATGCTAGGCGATAATATAAAAAAGTTAGCTATGGTAGATGCAACGACTCATATTGCTGATGAAGTAGAGTTGCTATTAAATAAATCGAATAAATGA
- the ftsA gene encoding cell division protein FtsA, with the protein MEGTIAIGLDIGTTKIVAMIGRKNEYGKVEILGIGKSKSLGVHRGVVNNITQTIQSIQLAVQEAEAACDVKIENVTVGIAGQHIRSLQHSDYITRANSELVINDEDIEKLINQVHKLVMLPGEEIIHVLPQEYKVDGQAEIKEPVGMYGGRLEANFHVVVGQVSSIRNVGRCIKSAGLNLDGITLEPLASANAVLSQEEKEAGVALIDIGGGTTDLAIFRDGIIRHTAVIPFGGNVITEDIKEGCSIIEKQAELLKIKFGSAWPGENKENEIVSIPGLRGREPKEITLKNLSKIIHARVVEIVEQVYVEIKNYGHEEQKKKLIAGIVLTGGGAQLKHLKQLVEYITGMDTRIGFPNEHLAGNSDDEVTSPLYATAVGLVMDGLKRQERKKMEVAYEESINEPEAEEEEEIIEEQPKPPKKSFLDKFSERIKDFLDNAE; encoded by the coding sequence ATGGAAGGAACTATTGCAATAGGATTAGATATCGGAACCACAAAAATTGTGGCTATGATTGGTCGTAAAAATGAATATGGAAAAGTAGAGATTTTAGGTATTGGAAAATCTAAAAGTTTAGGTGTGCATCGTGGTGTGGTAAATAATATTACACAAACCATTCAGTCTATTCAATTAGCAGTGCAAGAAGCAGAAGCGGCTTGCGATGTTAAAATTGAAAATGTAACGGTTGGTATTGCAGGTCAGCATATTCGTAGTTTACAACACAGCGATTATATAACGCGTGCTAATTCCGAACTGGTAATTAACGATGAGGATATTGAAAAACTGATTAACCAAGTACATAAGTTAGTCATGCTTCCTGGTGAAGAAATAATTCATGTTTTGCCACAAGAATATAAAGTGGATGGTCAGGCGGAAATTAAAGAGCCCGTGGGTATGTATGGTGGCAGACTGGAAGCTAATTTCCATGTGGTAGTTGGTCAAGTATCATCTATCCGAAATGTAGGTCGTTGTATTAAAAGTGCAGGATTAAATTTGGATGGCATTACGCTTGAGCCTTTAGCATCGGCAAATGCTGTGTTAAGTCAGGAAGAAAAAGAAGCCGGTGTCGCATTAATAGATATAGGTGGTGGTACAACGGATTTAGCCATTTTTAGAGATGGTATTATTCGTCATACAGCTGTTATTCCATTTGGAGGTAATGTTATCACAGAAGATATTAAGGAGGGTTGTTCTATAATTGAAAAACAAGCCGAATTGCTTAAAATAAAATTTGGTTCTGCGTGGCCAGGTGAAAATAAGGAAAATGAAATTGTTTCTATTCCTGGATTAAGAGGTCGTGAACCGAAAGAAATCACCTTAAAAAACTTATCTAAAATTATCCATGCACGTGTTGTGGAAATTGTGGAGCAAGTTTATGTAGAGATAAAAAATTACGGTCACGAAGAACAAAAGAAAAAGCTAATTGCGGGTATTGTTTTAACAGGTGGTGGTGCACAACTAAAACATTTAAAGCAGTTGGTAGAATACATAACGGGTATGGATACCCGAATTGGTTTTCCAAACGAGCATTTAGCTGGCAATAGTGATGATGAAGTTACGAGTCCGCTTTATGCAACAGCTGTTGGATTAGTCATGGACGGCTTAAAAAGACAAGAACGTAAAAAAATGGAAGTCGCTTATGAGGAATCTATAAATGAACCGGAAGCGGAAGAAGAAGAAGAAATTATAGAGGAGCAGCCAAAACCACCAAAAAAATCTTTTTTGGACAAATTTTCAGAACGTATAAAAGATTTTTTAGACAATGCCGAGTAA